A region of Micromonospora sp. WMMD882 DNA encodes the following proteins:
- a CDS encoding TetR family transcriptional regulator C-terminal domain-containing protein — MPKKVDHLQRRSLIADALTRVAAQQGLEAVSLRHVAAEAGVSAGMVQHYFRTKDEMMAFALAVVRERSQIRVTEAVAGLGGNPSPRLLLRTMIAALLPLDARTRDDGRVALAFLAYTAVRPGVAPGLREDTRQLTEFVAGLLPPRNAAAGAAGLLALMEGLGVYLLGGQYSAEQALDALDAHLDLLYGPTPTP, encoded by the coding sequence ATGCCCAAGAAGGTCGATCATCTCCAGCGACGCTCCCTCATCGCGGACGCGTTGACACGGGTCGCCGCTCAGCAGGGCCTGGAGGCGGTCAGCCTCCGGCACGTGGCCGCCGAGGCCGGGGTGTCCGCCGGGATGGTCCAGCACTACTTCCGTACCAAGGACGAGATGATGGCGTTCGCCCTGGCCGTGGTCCGGGAGCGCAGCCAGATCCGGGTGACCGAGGCGGTGGCGGGACTGGGCGGGAACCCGTCCCCCCGGCTGCTGCTGCGTACGATGATCGCCGCGCTGTTGCCGCTCGACGCGCGGACCCGCGACGACGGACGGGTGGCGCTGGCGTTCCTCGCCTACACCGCCGTACGGCCGGGGGTCGCGCCCGGCCTGCGCGAGGACACCAGGCAACTCACCGAGTTCGTCGCCGGCCTGCTCCCGCCCCGGAACGCGGCAGCCGGGGCGGCCGGCCTGCTGGCGCTGATGGAAGGGTTGGGCGTCTACCTGCTCGGCGGGCAGTACTCCGCCGAGCAGGCGTTGGACGCGCTGGACGCCCACCTCGACCTGCTCTACGGCCCGACGCCGACCCCCTGA
- a CDS encoding PEP/pyruvate-binding domain-containing protein, which produces MHVIPLSGAAAQSVELVGGKAAGLGELIRHGERVPDGFCVTAEAHRLGVVPQAEIVTAYQELGAGPVAVRSSATTEDLPEASFAGQQDTFLNVTGVDELIAAIRKCWESLHSVRATAYRDAHRIDHRAARMAVVVQRMVAPSVAGVLFTANPLTGRRDEMTVDATPGLGTTVVDGAATVDHYVLDGTPRQPHRAATGREVRADPGCLTSAQLAELRTTGERLQDHFGRPQDVEWAFDGDGVLWLLQSRPITSLYPLPPATGKPGPRIYLEFGHVQGMRQPVTPMGMSTLRSQIAAMLAALGVRVEIVDIGGRLYGDLTDLARSRSSRKRLVKLMAVDFGPRAQRVMEHVLADPRFAPTSGNGGSGRPEASLRTAGRAVVGILRALARPDAARIRLRQAVEEIRVRSAAPADLRTAADRLRFLQRQSEDRADAIMWPIVAGMLASVLPASLLKGIASQDEIHTVLGGMPHNVTIEMNLALWRIAQGAGEHRRLLLDTPPDELAARYLGGTLPDVGMAGFLDAYGHRGVAEVDLGVPRWAEDPAPVFAALANYLRITDPEQGPDQRFQQAATTAEATLAELVRRARRRRPVRGTAAGFLLRRARSLAGLREAGKFAGLYPLRETRRQLLLVGADLHDAGLLEQPDDVMFLTLDEARDAVHERVDHRATVASRRATHRRESRRRSVPVALLSDGTDVETVLPAERAPDGALTGVGASAGRVTGPARVVHDPAAAHVEPGEILVAATTDPGWTPLFLTAAALVTETGAIMAHGPTVAREYGIPAVICVPDATRTIVTGQLVTVDGAAGTVTAH; this is translated from the coding sequence GTGCACGTGATCCCGTTGTCCGGGGCCGCCGCCCAGTCGGTCGAGCTGGTCGGCGGCAAGGCGGCCGGGCTCGGCGAGCTGATCCGCCACGGCGAGCGGGTGCCCGACGGGTTCTGCGTCACCGCCGAGGCCCACCGGCTCGGGGTCGTCCCGCAGGCGGAGATCGTCACCGCGTACCAGGAGCTCGGCGCGGGGCCGGTGGCGGTGCGCTCCAGCGCGACCACCGAGGACCTGCCGGAGGCGAGCTTCGCCGGCCAGCAGGACACCTTCCTGAACGTCACAGGCGTCGACGAGCTGATCGCCGCGATCCGGAAGTGCTGGGAATCGCTGCACAGCGTCCGGGCCACCGCCTACCGCGACGCCCACCGGATCGACCACCGGGCGGCGCGGATGGCTGTCGTCGTGCAGCGCATGGTCGCTCCCTCGGTGGCCGGGGTGCTCTTCACCGCGAACCCGCTGACCGGCCGGCGCGACGAGATGACCGTCGACGCCACGCCGGGCCTCGGCACCACGGTGGTCGACGGGGCGGCCACCGTGGACCACTACGTCCTCGACGGGACGCCCCGACAGCCCCACCGGGCCGCTACCGGCCGCGAGGTTCGGGCCGACCCGGGCTGCCTGACATCCGCCCAGCTCGCGGAGCTGCGGACGACGGGTGAGCGGTTGCAGGACCACTTCGGGCGCCCGCAGGACGTGGAGTGGGCGTTCGACGGTGACGGCGTGCTGTGGTTGTTGCAGTCACGGCCGATCACCAGCCTGTACCCGCTCCCGCCGGCGACCGGGAAGCCCGGCCCCCGGATCTACCTGGAGTTCGGCCACGTCCAGGGGATGCGGCAACCGGTCACCCCGATGGGCATGTCGACCCTGCGGTCCCAGATCGCGGCGATGCTCGCCGCGCTCGGCGTCCGGGTCGAGATCGTGGACATCGGCGGTCGCCTCTACGGTGACCTGACCGACCTGGCCCGTAGCAGATCGTCACGCAAACGACTCGTCAAGCTCATGGCCGTCGATTTCGGCCCACGGGCTCAACGGGTGATGGAGCACGTCCTGGCGGACCCACGATTCGCGCCGACCAGCGGCAACGGCGGGAGCGGCCGGCCGGAGGCGTCCCTGCGGACCGCCGGCCGCGCGGTGGTGGGGATCCTCCGCGCGTTGGCGCGTCCCGACGCGGCGCGGATCCGTCTGCGCCAGGCGGTCGAGGAGATCAGGGTACGGTCGGCGGCCCCCGCCGACCTACGGACCGCCGCCGACCGGCTCCGGTTCCTCCAGCGGCAGTCCGAGGACCGGGCCGACGCGATCATGTGGCCGATCGTCGCCGGGATGCTCGCCTCCGTGCTGCCGGCGTCGCTGCTCAAGGGCATCGCCAGCCAGGACGAGATCCACACCGTGCTGGGCGGGATGCCGCACAACGTCACCATCGAGATGAACCTCGCGCTGTGGCGGATCGCCCAGGGCGCGGGCGAACACCGTCGGCTGCTGCTCGACACCCCGCCGGACGAGCTGGCCGCGCGGTACCTGGGCGGGACGCTGCCCGACGTGGGGATGGCCGGGTTCCTGGACGCCTACGGTCACCGCGGCGTCGCCGAGGTGGACCTCGGGGTGCCGCGCTGGGCGGAGGACCCCGCCCCGGTCTTCGCGGCGCTCGCCAACTACCTGCGGATCACCGATCCCGAGCAGGGGCCCGACCAGCGTTTCCAACAGGCCGCCACGACGGCCGAGGCCACCCTGGCGGAGCTGGTCAGGCGGGCCCGCCGCCGGCGGCCGGTGCGCGGCACGGCGGCCGGGTTCCTGCTGCGCCGGGCCCGGTCGTTGGCCGGCCTGCGCGAGGCCGGCAAGTTCGCCGGGCTGTACCCGCTGCGGGAGACCCGTCGGCAACTGCTGCTCGTCGGCGCCGACCTGCACGACGCCGGGCTGCTGGAGCAACCGGACGACGTCATGTTCCTGACCCTCGACGAGGCGCGCGACGCGGTGCACGAACGCGTCGACCACCGGGCCACCGTCGCCTCCCGCCGGGCGACCCACCGCAGGGAGTCGCGCCGTCGGTCCGTGCCGGTGGCGTTGCTCTCCGACGGCACCGACGTCGAGACCGTACTGCCGGCGGAGCGCGCCCCCGACGGCGCGCTGACCGGCGTCGGCGCGTCGGCGGGCCGGGTGACCGGCCCGGCCCGGGTGGTGCACGACCCGGCCGCCGCCCACGTCGAGCCCGGGGAGATCCTGGTCGCCGCGACCACCGACCCCGGCTGGACGCCGCTGTTCCTCACCGCCGCGGCGCTGGTCACCGAAACCGGCGCGATCATGGCACACGGCCCCACCGTCGCCCGGGAGTACGGCATCCCCGCCGTCATCTGCGTGCCCGACGCGACACGGACCATCGTCACCGGTCAGCTCGTCACCGTGGACGGCGCCGCCGGCACGGTCACCGCCCACTGA
- a CDS encoding deoxyribodipyrimidine photo-lyase — protein MTGRTAIVLFTRDLRVHDQPALATACAAFDRVVPLYVLDPALAGRSPNRDRFLHQSLADLRAALRERGGDLVVRHGDPVAETIRLADETHAEGVGLSADVSRYARRRERRLRDECDRRRLRLRLFPGLTVIDPGAVRPTGGGDHYRVFTPYHRAWLGVARRAELAAPDRITLPDGVRVGRLPAVPKGESPDAAPGGESVARRRMDGWLPTLDRYDDRHDDLAGDGTSRLSPYLRFGCLSPLAVANRAGDPTGPTAGPFVRQLCWRDFFYQATAAFPGMGRLAYRRGATEAWRDDPDALAAWTEGRTGVPIVDAGMRQLRAEGWMHNRARLITASYLTKQLGLDWRAGLAVFGRWLLDGDVANNAGNWQWVAGTGSDTKPYRRFNPDRQAARYDPDGAYVRRWLA, from the coding sequence GTGACCGGCCGTACCGCGATCGTGCTGTTCACCCGCGACCTGCGGGTGCACGACCAGCCGGCGCTCGCCACCGCCTGCGCGGCGTTCGACCGGGTGGTCCCGCTCTACGTGCTCGACCCGGCGCTGGCCGGACGCTCCCCGAACCGCGACCGGTTCCTCCACCAGAGCCTCGCCGACCTGCGCGCGGCGCTCCGCGAACGCGGCGGTGACCTGGTGGTCCGGCACGGCGACCCGGTCGCCGAGACGATCCGGCTGGCCGATGAGACGCACGCCGAAGGCGTCGGCCTCTCCGCCGACGTCAGCCGCTACGCCCGCCGCCGGGAGCGCCGCCTCCGCGACGAGTGCGACAGGCGCCGGCTGCGCCTGCGGCTCTTCCCCGGCCTCACCGTGATCGACCCGGGCGCGGTACGCCCCACCGGCGGCGGCGACCACTACCGGGTGTTCACCCCGTACCACCGGGCCTGGCTCGGCGTCGCCCGCCGCGCCGAACTCGCCGCCCCCGACCGGATCACCCTCCCCGACGGGGTACGCGTCGGCCGGCTGCCGGCCGTGCCGAAAGGCGAGTCACCGGACGCCGCCCCGGGCGGGGAGAGCGTCGCCCGCCGCCGGATGGACGGTTGGCTGCCCACCCTCGACCGGTACGACGACCGGCACGACGACCTGGCCGGCGACGGCACCAGCCGGCTCAGCCCGTACCTGCGCTTCGGTTGTCTCTCGCCGCTGGCCGTGGCGAACCGGGCCGGTGACCCGACCGGCCCGACCGCCGGCCCGTTCGTGCGGCAGCTCTGCTGGCGGGACTTCTTCTACCAGGCCACCGCCGCGTTCCCCGGGATGGGCCGACTCGCCTACCGGCGCGGGGCCACCGAGGCGTGGCGGGACGACCCGGACGCGCTGGCCGCCTGGACCGAGGGCCGCACCGGCGTGCCGATCGTCGACGCCGGCATGCGGCAGTTGCGCGCCGAGGGTTGGATGCACAACCGGGCCCGGCTGATCACCGCCTCCTACCTGACCAAACAGCTCGGGCTGGACTGGCGGGCCGGGCTGGCGGTGTTCGGACGCTGGCTGCTCGACGGGGACGTGGCGAACAACGCCGGCAACTGGCAGTGGGTGGCCGGCACCGGCAGCGACACCAAGCCGTACCGTCGCTTCAACCCGGACCGCCAGGCCGCCCGCTACGACCCGGACGGCGCCTACGTCCGCCGCTGGCTGGCCTGA
- a CDS encoding phytoene/squalene synthase family protein, translated as MDTDLAAAYDRCRALHERHGRTYYLATRLLPAWKRRHVHALYGFTRYADEIVDRTEDLPPTERAARLDEWSGRFLAGLHGAPVDDPLLPAVLHTIAVFDLDRADFAAFLRSMAMDLTVTAYPTYDDLLDYMEGSAAVIGTMMLPILGSPDPAAAREPARQLGFAFQLTNFIRDVAEDLDRGRTYLPDDDLAKFDVTREDLVEARARGRATPKIRELIEYETSRAQAHYEAAAPGIVLLQPASQACMRTAYALYGGILDEVAAQGYDVFARRAVVPQRRRLAVATRALLTRAGTPVDVPGPTPAPAT; from the coding sequence GTGGACACGGACCTTGCCGCTGCCTACGACCGGTGCCGTGCGCTGCACGAGCGGCACGGCCGCACCTACTATCTCGCCACCCGGCTGCTGCCCGCGTGGAAACGACGGCATGTTCACGCTTTGTATGGATTCACCCGGTACGCCGACGAGATCGTCGACCGCACCGAGGACCTGCCGCCCACCGAGCGCGCCGCCCGGCTCGACGAGTGGTCCGGCCGGTTCCTCGCCGGCCTGCACGGCGCGCCCGTCGACGACCCGCTGCTGCCGGCCGTGCTGCACACCATCGCCGTGTTCGACCTGGACCGCGCCGACTTCGCCGCGTTCCTGCGCAGCATGGCGATGGACCTCACCGTCACCGCCTACCCCACCTATGACGACCTGCTCGACTACATGGAGGGCTCGGCCGCCGTCATCGGCACCATGATGCTGCCCATCCTGGGCAGCCCCGACCCGGCCGCCGCCCGGGAACCGGCCCGCCAGTTGGGTTTCGCCTTCCAGCTCACCAACTTCATCCGGGACGTCGCCGAGGACCTCGACCGGGGCCGCACCTACCTGCCCGACGACGACCTGGCCAAGTTCGACGTCACCCGGGAGGACCTGGTCGAGGCGCGGGCGCGGGGCCGGGCCACCCCGAAGATCCGCGAGCTGATCGAGTACGAGACCAGCCGCGCCCAGGCCCACTACGAGGCCGCCGCGCCCGGCATCGTCCTGCTCCAGCCGGCCTCGCAGGCGTGCATGCGGACCGCGTACGCGCTCTACGGCGGGATCCTCGACGAGGTGGCCGCCCAGGGCTACGACGTCTTCGCCCGGCGGGCGGTCGTCCCGCAACGCCGCCGGCTGGCGGTCGCCACCCGGGCGCTGCTCACCCGGGCCGGCACCCCGGTGGACGTTCCCGGCCCGACGCCCGCCCCGGCGACGTGA
- a CDS encoding polyprenyl synthetase family protein, translating into MANDAVAGNTLRTAPIRPTGADDPVNAVLTAYTRDFVRAVEETLAGFLDREIDALTEIDAGMGEFAATARGLVLTGGKRVRPTFAYWGWRGVAGTAADPAPVLPAFSALELLHTFALVHDDVMDASATRRGRPTAHRAVADQHRAAGRRGDADRFGEAVAVLLGDLCLVWADRLLSHAGLPPARLVETRRCYDQMRVETIAGQYLDMLGESDAANWSLDRALRVTRYKTASYTVQHPLLYGACLAGASSDAPLVAAYTRYGLAVGEAFQLCDDLLGVYGDPAVTGKPAGDDLRSGKPTVLLMLARQLATPAQRGRLDRTGDDVGADDVAGLAELVAATGAVEQVQRMIDERVSEALAALDAAPIDEPARSALAGLAAVTTHRWA; encoded by the coding sequence ATGGCCAACGACGCAGTTGCCGGCAATACGCTCCGCACCGCGCCGATCCGGCCGACCGGGGCGGACGATCCGGTGAACGCGGTGCTCACCGCCTACACGAGGGATTTCGTCCGGGCCGTCGAGGAGACGCTCGCCGGATTCCTCGACCGGGAGATCGACGCCCTGACGGAAATCGACGCGGGCATGGGGGAGTTCGCCGCCACCGCCCGGGGCCTCGTGCTCACCGGCGGCAAACGCGTCCGTCCGACCTTCGCGTACTGGGGGTGGCGCGGCGTCGCCGGAACGGCGGCCGACCCGGCGCCGGTGCTGCCCGCGTTCTCCGCCCTGGAGCTGCTGCACACCTTCGCCCTGGTGCACGACGACGTGATGGACGCCTCCGCCACCCGGCGCGGCCGACCGACCGCGCACCGGGCCGTGGCCGACCAGCACCGGGCCGCCGGGCGACGCGGTGACGCCGACCGGTTCGGCGAGGCGGTGGCCGTTCTCCTCGGCGACCTCTGCCTGGTCTGGGCCGACCGGCTGCTCTCGCACGCCGGTCTGCCGCCGGCCCGGCTGGTGGAGACCCGGCGCTGCTACGACCAGATGCGGGTGGAGACCATCGCCGGGCAGTACCTCGACATGCTCGGCGAGAGCGACGCGGCGAACTGGTCACTGGACCGGGCGCTGCGGGTGACCCGGTACAAGACCGCCAGCTACACGGTGCAGCACCCGCTGCTCTACGGGGCCTGCCTGGCCGGCGCCTCCTCCGACGCGCCGCTGGTCGCCGCGTACACCCGGTACGGGCTGGCGGTCGGTGAGGCGTTCCAGCTCTGCGACGACCTGCTCGGCGTCTACGGCGACCCCGCCGTCACCGGCAAACCGGCCGGGGACGACCTGCGCAGCGGCAAGCCGACGGTGCTGCTGATGCTGGCCCGGCAGCTCGCCACGCCGGCCCAGCGCGGGCGGCTCGACCGCACCGGCGACGACGTCGGCGCGGACGACGTGGCCGGGCTGGCCGAGCTGGTGGCCGCGACCGGCGCGGTCGAGCAGGTGCAGCGGATGATCGACGAGCGGGTGTCCGAGGCGCTGGCCGCGCTCGACGCCGCCCCGATCGACGAGCCGGCCCGCTCGGCGTTGGCCGGCCTCGCCGCCGTCACCACCCACCGGTGGGCATGA
- the crtI gene encoding phytoene desaturase family protein codes for MRTVDGRTDRVVVVGAGLGGLACALHLAGSGRQVTVLEREAVPGGRAGRLAVDGYEFDTGPTVLTMPELIAEALGAVGEELRDWMELTPLDPAYRAYYPDGSTLDVITDTTRMAAEISRVCGPREADGYLRFVDYARGLWRLERADFIERNLDAPTDLLTGNLLKLLAGGAFRRLQTKINQFFRDPRTQRIFSFQAMYAGLAPHDALAIYAVIAYLDSVAGVSFPRGGIHAVSRGMAGAAEKHGVQIRYGTTVTRVETANGRATGVLTADGERIPADVVVLNPDLPVAYRDLLPPTRQRRLTYSPSCVVLHVGSKQGYSQIAHHNIHFGRKWKGTFDEVIRRGDLMTDPSLLVTNPSRTDPSVAPAGRHTYYVLAPVPNLDRAPFDWRGGLARRYADELVATLEERGYVGFADGVEVREIVTPAEWADQGMAAGTPFASAHSLFQTGPFRPSNLHRTLSNVVFVGSGTQPGVGVPMVLISGKLAAHRVTGGARP; via the coding sequence GTGCGCACCGTGGACGGACGTACCGACCGTGTCGTCGTCGTCGGCGCGGGTCTCGGCGGCCTGGCCTGCGCGTTGCACCTGGCCGGCAGCGGCCGGCAGGTGACCGTGCTGGAGCGCGAGGCGGTGCCCGGGGGCCGGGCCGGCCGGCTCGCCGTCGACGGGTACGAGTTCGACACCGGCCCGACCGTGCTCACCATGCCGGAGCTGATCGCCGAGGCGCTCGGCGCGGTCGGCGAGGAGCTACGCGACTGGATGGAGCTGACCCCGCTCGACCCGGCGTACCGGGCGTACTACCCGGACGGCTCGACGCTCGACGTGATCACCGACACCACCCGGATGGCCGCCGAGATCAGCCGGGTCTGCGGCCCCCGCGAGGCCGACGGGTACCTGCGCTTCGTCGACTACGCCCGCGGGCTGTGGCGGCTGGAACGGGCCGACTTCATCGAGCGCAACCTCGACGCCCCCACCGACCTGCTCACCGGCAACCTGCTGAAACTGTTGGCCGGCGGGGCGTTCCGCCGCCTGCAAACCAAGATCAACCAATTCTTCCGGGATCCCCGTACCCAGCGGATCTTCTCCTTCCAGGCCATGTACGCCGGGCTCGCGCCGCACGACGCGCTGGCCATCTACGCGGTCATCGCGTACCTCGACTCGGTGGCCGGGGTCAGCTTCCCGCGCGGCGGCATCCACGCCGTCTCCCGGGGGATGGCCGGCGCCGCCGAGAAGCACGGCGTCCAGATCCGGTACGGCACCACGGTGACCCGGGTCGAGACCGCCAACGGCCGGGCCACCGGCGTGCTGACCGCCGACGGCGAGCGGATCCCGGCCGACGTGGTGGTGCTCAACCCGGACCTGCCGGTCGCCTACCGCGACCTGCTCCCCCCCACCCGGCAGCGCCGGCTCACCTACTCGCCGTCCTGCGTGGTGCTGCACGTCGGCTCCAAGCAGGGGTACTCGCAGATCGCCCACCACAACATCCACTTCGGTCGCAAGTGGAAGGGCACCTTCGACGAGGTGATCCGGCGCGGCGACCTGATGACCGACCCGTCGCTGCTGGTCACCAACCCGAGCCGGACCGACCCGTCGGTCGCGCCCGCCGGACGGCACACCTACTACGTGCTCGCCCCGGTGCCGAACCTCGACCGGGCCCCGTTCGACTGGCGCGGCGGCCTGGCCCGGCGTTACGCCGACGAGCTGGTCGCCACCCTGGAGGAGCGCGGTTACGTCGGCTTCGCCGACGGCGTCGAGGTCCGCGAGATCGTCACCCCGGCCGAGTGGGCCGACCAGGGCATGGCCGCCGGCACCCCGTTCGCCTCGGCGCACAGCCTCTTCCAGACCGGGCCGTTCCGCCCGTCGAACCTGCACCGCACACTGTCCAACGTGGTTTTTGTAGGATCAGGCACCCAACCGGGGGTGGGGGTTCCCATGGTCCTCATCTCCGGCAAGCTCGCCGCCCACCGCGTCACCGGAGGTGCCCGCCCGTGA
- the idi gene encoding isopentenyl-diphosphate Delta-isomerase, with the protein MTSRESHLVEPASREAHLVELVDDVGRPLGAISVAEAHQPPGRLHRAFSVLLVDPAGRVLLQRRAAAKTRFPLRWGNSCCGHPGPGESLTDAANKRLAEELGAGPYDLTEVGVYVYYAEDPATGRVEFEYDHVLRAEVPADLPLRPDETEVAEVRWVDPVLLEADLDADPRAYAPWLGGVVNRLLRPAGPAPGRVGPATEPAARPATEPAVGATGAEPVPDRAGVPADDAPERPGGR; encoded by the coding sequence GTGACCTCCCGTGAGAGCCACCTGGTCGAGCCGGCCTCCCGTGAGGCGCACCTGGTCGAGCTGGTCGACGACGTCGGCCGGCCGCTCGGCGCGATCAGCGTCGCCGAGGCGCACCAGCCGCCGGGCCGGCTGCACCGGGCGTTCTCGGTGCTGCTGGTCGACCCGGCCGGTCGGGTGCTGCTGCAACGCCGGGCCGCCGCCAAGACCCGCTTCCCACTGCGCTGGGGCAACTCCTGCTGCGGCCACCCCGGGCCGGGCGAGTCGCTCACCGACGCCGCCAACAAGCGGCTGGCCGAGGAGCTCGGCGCCGGGCCGTACGACCTCACCGAGGTCGGCGTGTACGTCTACTACGCCGAGGACCCGGCCACCGGTCGGGTCGAGTTCGAGTACGACCACGTGCTGCGCGCCGAGGTGCCGGCCGACCTGCCGCTGCGCCCCGACGAGACGGAGGTCGCCGAGGTGCGTTGGGTGGACCCCGTCCTGCTGGAGGCGGATCTCGACGCCGACCCCCGCGCGTACGCCCCGTGGCTCGGTGGCGTGGTGAACCGCCTGCTGCGACCCGCCGGACCCGCCCCCGGCCGGGTCGGGCCCGCCACCGAACCCGCCGCCCGGCCCGCCACCGAACCCGCTGTCGGGGCCACCGGAGCCGAACCCGTCCCCGACCGCGCCGGCGTTCCGGCGGACGACGCGCCGGAGCGGCCGGGTGGCCGATGA
- a CDS encoding MerR family transcriptional regulator, producing the protein MADEALSAGAVARRLGVAVTTLRTWHQRYGLGPSEHLPGHHRRYTPADLARLEIMRRLTAEGVTPAEAARWARQSPTEVLPPPRRGAPGVRDGGGATIPVGRAGPAARGLARAAMRLDQAAVCRVIEDSIAASGVVATWDGLLRPVLVGIGERHAATSGLIDVEHLVSRCVSETFAAVTRRNAATGPARVLLSCADEEQHTLPLEALAAALAEAEVGYRMLGARVPVAALVEAVVRTAPAVVVVWAQIRSTAEPAQLAALLAVPRRPLLVLAAGPGWRDDALPAGVVRPTSLAEAVSLALALQMQVRDPS; encoded by the coding sequence GTGGCCGATGAGGCGCTGAGCGCCGGAGCCGTCGCGCGCCGGCTCGGCGTCGCGGTCACCACGCTGCGTACCTGGCACCAACGTTACGGGCTCGGCCCCAGCGAGCACCTGCCCGGCCACCACCGCCGCTACACCCCGGCCGACCTGGCCCGGCTGGAGATCATGCGGCGGCTGACCGCCGAGGGGGTCACCCCGGCCGAGGCGGCCCGGTGGGCCCGCCAGTCACCGACCGAGGTGCTGCCCCCGCCCCGCCGGGGCGCCCCCGGCGTCCGGGACGGGGGCGGCGCGACCATCCCGGTCGGTCGGGCCGGACCGGCCGCCCGGGGCCTGGCCCGTGCCGCCATGCGGCTGGACCAGGCCGCCGTATGCCGGGTGATCGAGGACTCGATCGCCGCCTCCGGCGTCGTCGCCACCTGGGACGGTCTGCTGCGGCCGGTGCTCGTCGGCATCGGTGAGCGGCACGCCGCGACGTCCGGCCTGATCGACGTCGAGCATCTGGTCTCCCGGTGTGTGTCCGAGACGTTCGCGGCGGTCACCCGGCGCAACGCCGCCACCGGCCCGGCGCGCGTCCTGCTCTCCTGCGCCGACGAGGAACAGCACACCCTGCCGTTGGAGGCGCTCGCCGCCGCGCTGGCCGAGGCCGAGGTGGGCTACCGCATGCTGGGCGCGCGGGTGCCGGTGGCGGCGCTGGTGGAGGCCGTCGTCCGGACCGCCCCGGCGGTCGTGGTGGTCTGGGCCCAGATCCGGTCGACCGCCGAGCCGGCCCAACTCGCCGCGCTGCTCGCAGTGCCCCGCCGGCCGCTGCTGGTGCTCGCCGCCGGCCCCGGCTGGCGGGACGACGCGCTGCCGGCCGGCGTGGTCCGCCCGACGAGCCTGGCCGAGGCCGTCTCCCTCGCCCTGGCCCTCCAGATGCAGGTCAGAGACCCGTCCTGA